A genome region from Fusobacterium simiae includes the following:
- a CDS encoding dihydrodipicolinate synthase family protein, translated as MEKLKFLTPVVTIFTKEGKLDHKGNIKVWEHLIQNGIDGIVLLGSTGEFFSISIEEKKELIDLAIKHINKRVKLYVGTGCMQIEDTINLSNYALKNGADAVMIIGPYYFALSPESIEFYYNEVAKKINGDIYIYNFPERTGYDITANLTLNLLKKNKNIVGFKDTVDQMGHTRKLITTIKKEFPNFEIFSGYDENFIHIALSGGTGCIGALSNLYPEIFSKWKLVIENNDINKISEIQRIVDKLMEIYDIGKPFIPALKKAMKLKGINIEEYCIEPFIKSTEEEVIKIKEIIKGVENEFNKI; from the coding sequence ATGGAAAAATTAAAATTTTTAACACCAGTAGTAACTATATTTACAAAAGAAGGTAAATTAGATCATAAAGGAAATATAAAAGTATGGGAACATCTTATACAAAATGGGATTGATGGAATTGTTCTTTTAGGCAGCACTGGAGAATTTTTTTCTATAAGTATAGAAGAAAAAAAAGAATTAATAGATTTAGCAATTAAACATATAAATAAAAGGGTAAAATTATATGTTGGAACAGGATGCATGCAAATTGAAGATACAATAAACTTATCTAATTATGCATTAAAAAATGGAGCAGATGCAGTTATGATAATAGGCCCATATTATTTTGCACTATCTCCAGAAAGTATAGAATTTTACTATAATGAAGTAGCAAAAAAAATAAATGGAGATATCTATATTTACAATTTTCCTGAAAGAACAGGCTATGACATTACAGCGAATCTTACTTTAAATTTATTGAAAAAAAATAAAAATATAGTTGGATTTAAAGATACGGTTGATCAAATGGGACATACTAGAAAACTTATAACTACAATAAAAAAAGAATTTCCTAATTTTGAAATTTTTTCAGGTTATGATGAAAATTTTATCCATATAGCATTAAGTGGAGGAACAGGATGCATAGGAGCATTATCTAATTTATATCCAGAGATTTTTTCAAAATGGAAACTTGTAATAGAAAATAATGATATTAATAAAATTTCTGAAATTCAAAGGATTGTAGATAAGTTAATGGAAATTTATGACATAGGAAAACCATTTATTCCTGCATTGAAAAAAGCTATGAAACTTAAAGGTATAAATATAGAAGAATATTGTATAGAACCATTTATAAAATCCACTGAAGAAGAAGTTATCAAAATAAAAGAGATAATAAAAGGAGTTGAAAACGAATTTAATAAAATATAA
- a CDS encoding GntP family permease: MVVSTLGAILGLVIAIILILKKVSPTYSMIIGAVFGGIIGGVGIENTVNFIIIGVKNISPAIIRIITAGILAGTLIESGAAEKIAEIIVKKLGNKCSLLAMTLSTTILTAVGVFGDVAIITVAPIGIQVAKRLNYKKLGILIALIGGVKAGNIISPNPNAISAAESFQVPLTSVMLVGLPSSLVAIILTFIISKYLSKKGTEIENIEIKDKKNLPSLITALVGPLVTIGILILRPLVNIIIDPLIALPLGGFCGILAMRKLKNSIDYLEIGIKKMSGVALLLIGTGALAGVIANSNLKETIVNIINIMGLPPYLLAPMAGILMGAATASATAGTSLGSQIFGPTILEYGLAPLAVAGMIHAGSFVFDGLPHGSFFHISAGSVNMEIRERLKLIIWESLIGVGIVTISTILLGVFKIVG; this comes from the coding sequence ATGGTGGTTTCTACTTTAGGTGCGATATTAGGATTAGTTATTGCAATAATTCTTATTTTAAAAAAAGTTTCTCCTACATATTCAATGATAATTGGGGCAGTTTTTGGTGGAATAATAGGTGGTGTAGGAATTGAAAACACTGTTAATTTCATAATTATTGGAGTAAAAAATATTTCTCCAGCAATAATAAGAATAATAACTGCTGGAATATTAGCAGGAACACTTATAGAATCAGGGGCAGCAGAAAAAATAGCAGAAATTATTGTAAAAAAACTAGGAAACAAGTGTTCATTGTTAGCAATGACATTATCAACAACAATATTAACTGCAGTTGGAGTATTTGGAGATGTTGCAATTATAACTGTTGCACCAATAGGCATACAAGTAGCAAAAAGATTAAATTATAAAAAACTAGGAATATTAATAGCTTTAATAGGAGGAGTAAAAGCAGGAAATATAATAAGTCCAAATCCTAATGCAATTTCTGCAGCTGAAAGTTTTCAAGTACCATTAACATCTGTTATGTTAGTAGGACTTCCTTCTTCTTTAGTAGCAATTATATTAACTTTTATAATATCAAAATACCTTTCAAAAAAAGGAACTGAAATTGAAAATATTGAAATAAAAGATAAAAAAAATTTACCTTCATTAATAACTGCCTTAGTAGGTCCATTAGTAACCATAGGAATATTAATTTTAAGACCACTAGTAAATATAATAATAGATCCATTAATTGCATTACCATTAGGAGGATTTTGTGGTATACTAGCAATGAGGAAATTAAAGAATTCTATTGATTATTTAGAAATTGGAATAAAAAAAATGAGTGGAGTCGCATTATTATTAATTGGAACAGGTGCATTAGCAGGGGTTATTGCAAATTCAAATTTAAAAGAAACAATAGTTAATATAATAAATATAATGGGGCTTCCACCATATTTATTAGCTCCAATGGCTGGAATTTTAATGGGAGCAGCAACAGCTTCTGCAACTGCTGGAACATCATTAGGTTCTCAAATTTTTGGACCAACAATTTTAGAATATGGGCTAGCTCCTTTAGCCGTAGCAGGGATGATACATGCTGGAAGTTTTGTATTTGATGGGTTACCTCATGGAAGCTTTTTCCATATAAGTGCGGGTAGTGTAAATATGGAAATAAGGGAAAGATTAAAATTAATAATTTGGGAGTCTTTAATTGGAGTAGGGATAGTAACAATATCAACTATTTTACTAGGAGTATTTAAAATAGTAGGATAG